AGGACGGCGCCGCCGGCGGGAAGGCCGGCCGCGGCGAACGCCGCGGCGAACGTGGTCGTCGCGGCGATCTCCACCTGCTCCGCTTCCGAACGCTTCCAGGCGGCCAGCCGGAGCTCCAGCAGATGCACCGCGAACGCCTCCGGGTCGCGGCATCCGTACTGCGACGCCGCGAAGGATGCGAGCGACGTGCACTTCACGCGTTCGAGCTCGAGGCCGGTCCGGTGAATGAGCGTACTGCCGAGATCGAAAATCACCCCGCGAATGGCCATGCGTCTGTCGTACGGTACCGGAGGGGAACCATCCTTCGTTCCCGAATACGGCGGCGCATCCCATGCCGTCCGTTCCTCCGCGTTTTCCCCGGCGACTCCGCGTGGCCGTGCTGTTTGGCGGTCCCTCCGCCGAGCGCGAGGTGTCGCTGGCGAGCGGCACTCGCGTGATCGCCTCCCTCGACCCGGCGAAGTACGAGGCGCTGCCGGTGGAGATCACCGCGGACGGCAAGTGGCTGCCGCGGCCGGATCTGCTGGCGCTCGCGGCCTCCGGCGCTATGGGACTCACGCCCGGCGCGTCCGAACGGGCCGGCGGCTCGGACGCGGGTGCGCCCGCGACGCCCGCCGCTTCCGCCGCGACGGCCGGACCCGTGCCGTCGTCCGTGCCGGCCCTCGCGTCAGGCCCGCGCCACATCGATGAGGTCGTGCGCGAGGGTGAGGTCGATCTCGCGTTCATCGCCCTGCACGGTCCCTACGGCGAGGACGGCACCGTGCAGGGGCTCCTCGAGCTCCTCGGCATCCCGTACACCGGTTCCGGGGTGCTCGCGAGCGCGCTCGCGATGGACAAACTCCGCAGCCGTCAGGTGCTCCAGGCCAGCGGTGTGCCCGTGCCGGCGTGGACCGTGCTCGAAGCCGGCCGGTGGCCCGCCGGCCGGGCGGATCTCGCCGCGCGGGTCGCCCGCGACCTCGGCTATCCCTGTGTCGTCAAGCCGAACGCGCAGGGCTCCAGCTTCGGCGTGACGATCGTGCACGAGGAGCAAGCACTCGATGCGGCCGTCGAGGAGGCGCTCGACTACGGCGACGTCGTGC
The sequence above is drawn from the bacterium genome and encodes:
- a CDS encoding D-alanine--D-alanine ligase; this encodes MAVLFGGPSAEREVSLASGTRVIASLDPAKYEALPVEITADGKWLPRPDLLALAASGAMGLTPGASERAGGSDAGAPATPAASAATAGPVPSSVPALASGPRHIDEVVREGEVDLAFIALHGPYGEDGTVQGLLELLGIPYTGSGVLASALAMDKLRSRQVLQASGVPVPAWTVLEAGRWPAGRADLAARVARDLGYPCVVKPNAQGSSFGVTIVHEEQALDAAVEEALDYGDVVLIEEYLRGAELTCAVLEDPDTGAPRALPVIEIVPKREFFTYEAKYQGASEEICPARIPAPQADKVQRLALRAHEVLGCEGFSRVDIFLCAGDAIVLEVNTIPGLTEGSLVPLAARAAGISFAELMNGVIAAALRRDRTRRRPRRGGAPGRG